A genomic region of Castor canadensis chromosome 16, mCasCan1.hap1v2, whole genome shotgun sequence contains the following coding sequences:
- the LOC109679989 gene encoding olfactory receptor 2V1-like, giving the protein MAMELWNHTFLSNFILTGLFSYSPSDLFLFSLVLLVSVATLAGNILFLLLIHADRHLHTPMYFFLSQLSIMDLTLMCTVVPKMAANFLSGHKVISWGGCAAQFFLVVMVAGAECFLLAVMAYDRYAAVCYPLRYPVLMNWKTCFLLALASWGGGMADSVIDVTMVFSFPYCGSVEVDRFFCEVPALLRLSCADTSLFEDLIYACCVVMLLLPLGVIVTSYAKVLTAVIRMHFTEGNQKALTTCSSHLTVVGLYYGGAIFIYMQWSSTRTPAGNRATSIFYTIITPILNPLIYSLRNREVTRALRKMNGR; this is encoded by the coding sequence ATGGCCATGGAGCTCTGGAATCACACCTTCCTGTCAAACTTCATCCTTACAGGCCTGTTCAGCTATTCACCATctgatttatttctgttttccctgGTCCTTCTGGTTTCTGTGGCCACCCTGGCTGGCAacatcctcttcctcctgctcatCCATGCtgacaggcacctgcacaccccgatgtacttcttcctcagccAGCTCTCCATCATGGACTTGACCCTGATGTGCACAGTGGTGCCCAAGATGGCAGCCAACTTTCTCTCAGGCCATAAAGTCATCTCCTGGGGAGGCTGTGCAGCCCAGTTCTTTCTAGTGGTCATGGTAGCAGGAGCAGAGTGTTTTCTCTTGGCAGTTATGGCCTATGACCGGTACGCAGCAGTCTGCTACCCTCTGAGATACCCTGTGCTCATGAACTGGAAGACCTGCTTTCTTCTGGCCTTGGCATCCTGGGGGGGTGGGATGGCTGACAGTGTGATTGATGTGACTATGGTCTTCAGCTTCCCCTACTGTGGCTCTGTAGAGGTGGACCGCTTCTTCTGTGAGGTCCCTGCCCTGCTGCGCCTCTCCTGTGCTGACACCTCCCTCTTTGAGGACCTCATCTATGCATGCTGTGTGGTCATGCTGCTGCTGCCCCTTGGGGTCATTGTGACTTCCTATGCCAAGGTCCTCACAGCTGTGATTAGGATGCACTTCACTGAGGGGAATCAGAAGGCTCTGACTACTTGTTCCTCCCACCTGACTGTGGTGGGCCTCTACTATGGGGGAGCCATATTTATCTACATGCAGTGGTCTTCAACTAGGACACCAGCAGGCAACAGGGCCACCTCCATCTTCTATACTATCATCACTCCTATTCTCAATCCACTCATTTATAGCCTAAGAAATAGAGAGGTAACCAGGGCCCTGAGGAAGATGAATGGAAGGTGA